The proteins below are encoded in one region of Aquisphaera giovannonii:
- a CDS encoding DUF1501 domain-containing protein, producing MDHPAHPGMTRRQALRQAGTGLGLLGLVGVLGDSGLLGAPAAMAAGPDAAGASPALAAKDALAAHATHFPARAKHVIHIYLNGGPSQVDTFDPKPLLRRYEGRMLPQGNLSTERKTGTALPSPFRFRKYGQSGLEVSEIFARTAAHADDLCVIRSMHANTPNHEQSMRLMNCGDERLSRPSMGAWLTYGMGTDNANLPGFIAMCPGLPVADVSNWRSAFLPGVYQGTYIDTRKDKTDELIENIRNPAVSKADQRRQLDLLATLNRRHQERRAEDDNLEARIASFELAYRMQMSATDAFDVGQEPESIREMYGPGVQARQLLIARRLVERGVRFVQLFHGDVQPWDSHDNIAGAHRQLGLECDRAIAALLTDLKQRGLFEETLVLCGGEFGRTPSVELVNGKPGMGRDHNHWGFSVWLAGAGVKGGHVHGATDEFGYKAVESPVHVHDLHATMLHLLGFDHTRLTYRYAGRDFRLTDVSGEIVRDILA from the coding sequence ATGGACCATCCTGCCCATCCGGGAATGACGCGGCGACAGGCCCTCCGCCAGGCCGGTACGGGTCTCGGGCTGCTCGGGCTCGTCGGCGTGCTGGGCGATTCGGGGCTCCTCGGCGCACCGGCCGCGATGGCCGCCGGGCCCGACGCGGCGGGCGCGTCGCCGGCACTCGCGGCGAAGGACGCACTGGCGGCGCACGCCACGCACTTCCCCGCGAGGGCGAAGCACGTCATCCACATCTACCTCAACGGCGGGCCGTCGCAGGTGGACACCTTCGACCCCAAGCCCCTGCTGAGGCGATACGAGGGCAGGATGCTCCCGCAGGGGAACCTCTCGACCGAGCGGAAGACGGGCACCGCGTTGCCCTCGCCGTTCCGGTTCCGGAAGTACGGCCAGAGCGGGCTGGAGGTCAGCGAGATCTTCGCGAGGACCGCGGCGCACGCGGACGACCTGTGCGTCATCCGGTCGATGCACGCGAACACGCCGAATCACGAGCAGTCGATGCGGCTGATGAACTGCGGCGACGAGCGGCTGTCGCGGCCGAGCATGGGCGCCTGGCTGACCTACGGGATGGGGACGGACAACGCGAACCTGCCGGGGTTCATCGCCATGTGCCCCGGCCTGCCCGTGGCCGACGTCTCCAACTGGCGGTCGGCGTTCCTGCCGGGCGTCTACCAGGGGACGTACATCGACACCCGCAAGGACAAGACCGACGAGCTGATCGAGAACATCCGCAACCCGGCCGTCTCGAAGGCCGACCAGCGCCGGCAGCTCGACCTGCTGGCGACGCTGAACCGCCGCCACCAGGAGCGCCGGGCCGAGGACGACAACCTGGAGGCGAGGATCGCCAGCTTCGAGCTGGCCTACCGGATGCAGATGTCGGCCACGGACGCCTTCGACGTCGGCCAGGAACCTGAATCCATCCGCGAGATGTACGGCCCGGGCGTGCAGGCCCGCCAGCTCCTGATCGCCCGCCGGCTCGTCGAGCGCGGGGTGCGGTTCGTCCAGCTCTTCCACGGCGACGTCCAGCCGTGGGACAGCCACGACAACATCGCCGGGGCCCACCGCCAGCTCGGCCTCGAGTGCGACCGGGCGATCGCGGCCCTGCTGACGGACCTGAAGCAGCGAGGGCTGTTCGAGGAGACCCTCGTGCTCTGCGGCGGCGAGTTCGGCCGCACGCCGTCCGTCGAGCTCGTCAACGGCAAGCCGGGCATGGGGCGCGACCACAACCACTGGGGCTTCTCCGTCTGGCTCGCCGGCGCCGGCGTGAAGGGCGGCCACGTCCACGGCGCGACGGACGAGTTCGGCTACAAGGCCGTGGAGAGCCCGGTCCACGTCCACGACCTCCACGCGACGATGCTCCACCTCCTGGGCTTCGACCACACGAGGCTGACCTACCGCTACGCCGGCCGGGACTTCCGCCTCACGGACGTGAGCGGGGAGATCGTCCGGGATATCCTGGCGTGA
- a CDS encoding endonuclease III domain-containing protein, which yields MPKRRKDDAGPAAEASPGKEAFDIDEAFRRLRAAVRDRAKAAMFDLRDRGFGSPFEQLVGSLISARTRDETTLEVCLRLFAEASTPAAMIALGESRLAELLHPASFPEPKARDIIEFSRRIVDEHGGVVPDTMEGLTAFRGVGPKIAALTLAVGFGKPFIAVDVHVHRVANRWGYVETSTPEQTMLALEAKLPKEYWIEINERLVPFGKWVCTAASPKCSTCPLLSMCRQVGVTRTR from the coding sequence ATGCCGAAACGCCGCAAGGATGACGCCGGTCCCGCCGCCGAGGCCTCGCCCGGCAAGGAGGCGTTCGACATCGACGAGGCGTTCCGCCGCCTCCGCGCGGCGGTCCGCGACCGGGCGAAGGCGGCGATGTTCGACCTCCGCGACCGCGGGTTCGGCTCGCCCTTCGAGCAGCTCGTCGGCAGCCTGATCTCGGCGCGGACGCGTGACGAGACCACGCTGGAGGTCTGCCTGCGGCTGTTCGCCGAGGCGAGCACGCCGGCCGCGATGATCGCCCTGGGCGAGTCCCGCCTCGCGGAGCTGCTGCACCCGGCCTCGTTCCCCGAGCCCAAGGCACGCGACATCATCGAATTCTCGCGGCGGATCGTCGACGAGCACGGCGGGGTCGTGCCGGACACGATGGAGGGCCTGACCGCCTTCCGCGGCGTCGGCCCGAAGATCGCCGCGCTCACGCTGGCGGTCGGCTTCGGCAAGCCGTTCATCGCCGTGGATGTCCACGTCCACCGGGTCGCCAACCGCTGGGGCTACGTCGAGACCTCCACCCCCGAGCAGACGATGCTCGCCCTCGAGGCCAAGCTGCCGAAGGAATACTGGATCGAGATCAACGAGCGCCTCGTCCCCTTCGGCAAGTGGGTCTGCACCGCCGCCTCGCCGAAGTGCTCGACCTGCCCGCTGCTCTCCATGTGCCGGCAGGTCGGCGTCACGAGGACGCGGTGA
- a CDS encoding PSD1 and planctomycete cytochrome C domain-containing protein, producing MRTRRLSSGPSPVHAASGFWALAAVMALGGVGMAVADDGTDYFEAKVRPVLVEHCYGCHSSRAKAVKGGLRLDSAEGVRKGGSAGPAVVAGKPEESPIVQAVRYDDEATKMPPRGKLPAPAIEAIERWVASGAAMPAPAGGGEAGAVKAAAAGASPKSRYDFAKARTQWAYRPIRRQAPPAVKDASWCRSPIDAFVLARLEAAGLSPSPEADRRTLLRRVTYDLIGLPPTEAELEAFEADRAEDAYAKVVDRLLASPRYGERWGRHWMDVARYADTKDGVLMFGDDRVRPYAYTYRDYVIRALNEDTPFDQFVREQIAGDVVAPADQPWRRAAMGFLTLGRMFDNNVHDQIDDKIDTVSRGLLGLTVSCARCHDHKYDAIPTADYYSLYGVFASSEAPMELPLTAPLEGLPGCAEFEKQAAAKRAEINKFLDEQYALLSETARKRVGDYLARCALTEPDPLETAIFFFSLAPDELRPAMVGRWRRYLKQRGIPDDPVFGPWGDLLKLSDAEFAAGAGAVIAKWLVRPLGTGPKQINPLVAGALRQSSIRARADVPKVYGDLIRTAYEASKARPPESWSGDDDASRAFRQVVEVVTSRESPAYFARSQTYQQMSRGEKDAFGGKLVELDRMVVKARDKAAPRAMVLNDAEALCDPRVFVRGNASSPGEPVPRRFLRVIAGDDPRPFGHGSGRLDLANAIVDPSNPLTARVLVNRVWMHHFGEPLVSTPSDFGTRSSPPTHPELLDDLAARFMQGGWSLKALHRTIVLSAAYRQSSVDRPEARKVDPENRLLWRANRRRLDLEAMRDTLLALSGRLDVTMQGAPVDVVDDPKSTRRTVYGLVDRQSVPAVFRAFDFASPDSSAERRPRTTVPQQALFSMNAPLVIEQARALAARPEVAAARSAEGKVEALYRRVLARKPDPGEREAATRFLAEAGTAARSQLDPVEQLAQVLLMTNELIFVD from the coding sequence ATGCGCACGAGAAGGCTGAGCTCCGGCCCCTCCCCGGTTCATGCCGCGTCCGGCTTCTGGGCCCTTGCGGCGGTGATGGCGCTCGGCGGCGTTGGCATGGCCGTGGCCGACGACGGGACGGACTACTTCGAGGCGAAGGTCAGGCCGGTCCTGGTGGAGCACTGCTACGGCTGCCACTCGTCGCGGGCGAAGGCGGTCAAGGGCGGGCTGAGGCTGGACTCGGCGGAGGGGGTGCGGAAGGGGGGCTCGGCGGGGCCGGCGGTCGTGGCCGGGAAGCCGGAGGAGAGCCCGATCGTCCAGGCGGTCCGCTACGACGACGAGGCGACGAAGATGCCCCCGAGGGGCAAGCTGCCCGCGCCGGCGATCGAGGCCATCGAGCGATGGGTCGCCTCCGGGGCCGCGATGCCCGCGCCGGCCGGCGGGGGCGAGGCCGGGGCCGTGAAGGCGGCGGCCGCGGGTGCATCGCCGAAATCCCGCTACGATTTCGCGAAGGCCCGCACGCAGTGGGCGTATCGGCCGATCCGCCGCCAGGCGCCCCCGGCGGTGAAGGACGCGTCCTGGTGCCGATCGCCGATCGATGCGTTCGTCCTGGCGAGGCTCGAGGCCGCGGGCCTGTCGCCCTCGCCCGAGGCGGATCGCCGCACCCTGCTGAGGCGGGTCACGTACGACCTGATCGGCCTGCCGCCGACGGAGGCGGAGCTCGAGGCGTTCGAGGCGGACCGCGCGGAGGACGCCTACGCGAAGGTCGTCGATCGGCTGCTCGCCTCGCCCCGGTACGGCGAGCGGTGGGGGCGGCACTGGATGGACGTCGCCCGCTACGCCGACACGAAGGACGGCGTGCTCATGTTCGGCGACGACCGGGTGCGGCCGTATGCCTACACGTATCGCGATTACGTGATCCGGGCCCTCAACGAGGATACGCCCTTCGACCAATTCGTCCGCGAGCAGATCGCGGGCGACGTCGTGGCGCCGGCGGACCAGCCCTGGCGGCGTGCCGCGATGGGGTTCCTGACTCTGGGCCGGATGTTCGACAACAACGTCCACGACCAGATCGACGACAAGATCGATACCGTGAGCCGTGGGCTGCTCGGGCTGACGGTCTCGTGCGCCCGCTGCCACGACCACAAGTACGACGCGATCCCGACGGCCGACTATTACTCGCTCTACGGCGTCTTCGCCAGCAGCGAGGCGCCGATGGAATTGCCGCTCACCGCGCCGCTGGAGGGCCTGCCGGGCTGTGCCGAGTTCGAGAAGCAGGCCGCGGCGAAGCGGGCGGAGATCAACAAATTCCTGGACGAGCAGTATGCGCTGCTCTCCGAGACGGCGAGGAAACGCGTGGGCGATTACCTGGCCCGCTGCGCCCTGACCGAGCCGGACCCGCTGGAGACGGCGATCTTCTTCTTCTCGCTGGCGCCGGACGAGCTCCGGCCGGCGATGGTCGGCCGCTGGAGGCGCTACCTGAAGCAACGAGGGATCCCCGACGATCCCGTCTTCGGCCCGTGGGGCGACCTGCTGAAGCTGTCCGACGCGGAGTTCGCCGCCGGGGCGGGAGCCGTCATCGCGAAGTGGCTGGTCAGGCCCCTCGGCACGGGGCCGAAGCAGATCAACCCCCTGGTCGCCGGGGCGCTGCGGCAGTCCTCGATCCGGGCGAGGGCCGACGTGCCGAAGGTGTACGGCGACCTGATCCGGACCGCCTACGAGGCGTCGAAGGCCCGGCCGCCGGAGTCGTGGTCCGGGGATGATGACGCCTCGAGGGCGTTCCGCCAGGTCGTGGAGGTCGTGACCTCGCGGGAGAGCCCGGCGTACTTCGCGCGGAGCCAGACGTACCAGCAGATGTCGCGCGGGGAGAAGGACGCCTTCGGCGGCAAGCTCGTGGAGCTGGACCGGATGGTCGTGAAGGCCCGGGACAAAGCCGCGCCCCGGGCGATGGTGCTGAACGATGCGGAAGCCCTGTGCGACCCGCGCGTGTTCGTCCGGGGGAATGCCTCGTCGCCCGGCGAGCCCGTGCCGAGGCGTTTCCTGCGGGTGATCGCCGGCGACGATCCCAGGCCGTTCGGGCACGGCAGCGGCAGGCTCGACCTGGCCAATGCCATCGTCGATCCGTCCAACCCGCTCACCGCGCGGGTCCTCGTCAACCGCGTCTGGATGCACCACTTCGGCGAGCCGCTCGTCTCCACGCCCAGCGACTTCGGCACGCGGAGCAGCCCGCCGACCCACCCCGAGCTGCTCGACGACCTCGCCGCGCGGTTCATGCAGGGCGGCTGGTCGCTCAAGGCGCTCCACCGCACGATCGTCCTCTCCGCCGCTTACCGGCAGTCGAGCGTGGACCGGCCGGAGGCCCGCAAGGTCGACCCCGAGAACCGGCTCCTCTGGCGGGCCAACCGTCGGAGGCTCGACCTGGAAGCGATGCGGGACACGCTGCTGGCCCTCTCCGGCCGGCTGGACGTGACGATGCAGGGGGCGCCGGTGGACGTCGTGGACGACCCGAAGTCCACGCGGCGGACCGTCTACGGCCTCGTCGATCGCCAGAGCGTGCCGGCGGTCTTCCGGGCGTTCGACTTCGCCAGCCCCGACTCCTCCGCCGAGCGCCGGCCGCGGACCACCGTCCCGCAGCAGGCCCTCTTCAGCATGAACGCGCCGCTCGTGATCGAGCAGGCCAGGGCCCTGGCCGCGAGGCCGGAGGTCGCCGCCGCGAGGTCGGCCGAGGGGAAGGTCGAGGCGCTCTACCGTCGCGTCCTCGCCCGCAAGCCGGACCCGGGCGAGCGCGAGGCCGCCACGCGGTTCCTGGCCGAGGCCGGCACCGCCGCAAGGTCGCAACTCGATCCCGTGGAGCAGCTCGCCCAGGTCCTGCTGATGACCAACGAGCTGATCTTCGTCGATTGA
- a CDS encoding glycosyltransferase has product MNHDSSPAGPSARRIVLMAVGSYGDVHPYIAIALGLKARGHNAVVATCACYRKKVESLGLGYRTVRPDCDRVDDPSFMTRYMDPRRGTFRVLRELFLPALRDSYEDAMAAAEGADLLVSHTIFYATRLVAATTGIPWVSTAITPSALYSAYDPPLFPGRPAISRLLRPLGPRFWKGAWSLAGRATRHWAEPIRRLEAELGVTPVKHHPLVDAHSPGLVLALFSGVLAAKQPDWPPQVAVTGFPFYDRRDGEDPGLPAELARFLDDGPPPIVFTLGMSSANVAGRFFEDSLAAAGSIGMRAVLLGKRHGHVEPADPAKAIWCEYAPFSLLFPRAAMVVHGGGIGTTGLSMRAGRPMLVVPFSHDQPDNADRLRRLGVARVLPGPRYDARRAAAALRMLRDDPSYARRAAEVGERVGREDGVAAACDAIEGLLRPGRDGNGAGPPRRGCP; this is encoded by the coding sequence ATGAATCACGATTCCTCACCCGCCGGTCCCTCCGCCCGCCGCATCGTCCTGATGGCGGTCGGCTCGTATGGGGACGTCCACCCCTACATCGCGATCGCGCTGGGGCTGAAGGCCCGGGGGCACAACGCCGTCGTCGCCACGTGCGCATGCTACCGGAAGAAGGTGGAGTCGCTCGGGCTCGGCTACCGGACGGTCCGGCCGGACTGCGACCGCGTGGACGACCCGTCGTTCATGACCCGTTACATGGACCCGAGGCGGGGCACCTTCCGGGTGCTCCGCGAGCTCTTCCTGCCGGCGCTCCGCGACTCCTACGAGGACGCGATGGCGGCCGCGGAGGGGGCGGACCTCCTCGTCTCGCACACGATCTTCTACGCGACGCGGCTCGTGGCCGCGACGACGGGCATCCCGTGGGTGTCCACGGCGATCACGCCCAGCGCGCTGTACTCGGCTTACGACCCGCCGCTGTTCCCGGGCAGGCCGGCGATCTCCCGGCTGCTGCGGCCGCTCGGCCCCCGGTTCTGGAAGGGGGCGTGGTCGCTGGCGGGCCGCGCGACGCGGCACTGGGCCGAGCCCATCCGCCGGCTCGAGGCGGAGCTCGGAGTAACCCCCGTGAAGCACCACCCGCTCGTGGACGCCCATTCGCCGGGCCTGGTGCTGGCCCTCTTCTCGGGAGTGCTCGCGGCGAAGCAGCCCGACTGGCCGCCCCAGGTCGCGGTCACCGGGTTCCCGTTCTACGACCGGAGGGACGGCGAGGATCCCGGGCTGCCGGCGGAGCTGGCCCGCTTCCTGGACGACGGCCCGCCGCCGATCGTGTTCACGCTGGGCATGTCGTCGGCGAACGTCGCCGGGCGGTTCTTCGAGGACAGCCTGGCCGCCGCGGGGTCGATCGGGATGCGAGCCGTGCTGCTCGGCAAGCGGCACGGGCACGTCGAGCCGGCCGATCCCGCGAAGGCCATCTGGTGCGAATACGCGCCGTTCTCGCTGCTCTTCCCGAGGGCCGCGATGGTCGTCCACGGCGGGGGCATCGGGACGACCGGGCTCTCGATGCGGGCGGGCCGGCCGATGCTCGTCGTCCCCTTCTCCCACGACCAGCCGGACAACGCCGATCGCCTGCGGCGGCTGGGCGTGGCCCGCGTCCTGCCCGGCCCCCGCTACGACGCCCGCCGCGCCGCGGCCGCCCTCCGGATGCTCCGGGACGATCCGTCCTACGCCCGCCGCGCCGCGGAGGTCGGCGAGAGGGTCGGGCGCGAGGACGGAGTGGCCGCGGCGTGCGACGCGATCGAGGGCCTGCTCCGGCCGGGGCGGGACGGGAACGGCGCTGGCCCTCCCCGGCGAGGCTGTCCTTGA
- a CDS encoding type II toxin-antitoxin system RelE/ParE family toxin: MSNRVELTARALADLDRLMTRLEERSSKAFADRLSARFHEALERLESRPLTCGIAFEDRFFAVEIRHLLFEVWKRKPHRALFVIEEDVVRVLCIRAPGEKPVKPRDLES; encoded by the coding sequence ATGAGCAACCGGGTCGAGTTGACCGCCCGGGCGCTCGCCGACCTCGATCGGCTGATGACTCGGCTCGAGGAGAGATCGTCCAAGGCCTTCGCCGACCGCCTCTCCGCCCGATTTCATGAAGCGCTGGAACGCCTCGAGTCTCGGCCGCTGACCTGTGGCATCGCCTTCGAGGACCGGTTCTTCGCGGTCGAAATACGCCATCTGCTGTTCGAGGTCTGGAAGCGTAAGCCGCATCGGGCCCTCTTCGTCATCGAGGAAGATGTGGTGCGTGTCCTCTGCATTCGCGCCCCGGGCGAGAAGCCGGTGAAGCCGCGTGACCTCGAGTCGTAG
- a CDS encoding DUF885 domain-containing protein translates to MTMTRSTFLRAAALAVGLAWTNSPVAAAAGDDDPAEAGRRFREVAAGYWTELLRTHPIEATIFVGDQRFRDRLDDPSPEAFQAWLDRLDAARETLAEIDPEGLSAAERIDREVLLEVIEHRLQAARFGDHLVPFAPIVRYASDLHFADLHMLFAQLGEFQPASTGGDIKDFLDRLEDFPTLADRLIATLRQGMAEGRMAPRVVMPKVVAQLRSLAGPKAEESPLWAIVGRLPADWDNADRQGAAALIKAAIEKSVIPGYAKLADFVEETYLPACPDRSGLKATPDGAAHYAFLVRDYTTTDLTPDEIHAIGLAEMAKARAGMEEVRKQVGFAGDLPAFLASVRTDPRLKNASEATILDGHRAIVATMEKNLPRLFGRLPSIPLEVRAFDPVRAKSAPTGEYYPAAADGSRPGVFFVNTSDPTSRPTYTMQTLAYHEAVPGHHLQGAIAMEATGRAAFRRYFYFPAFDEGWALYCESLPAEIGLYTDPYAVFGRLNYDALRCARLVVDTGLHHLGWPRDRAIAYMEQNTSLPRGEIENEVDRYIAWPGQALAYKVGELKIREIRLRAQQKAGASFDLRAFHDKLLSFGSVPLRKLEQLMAE, encoded by the coding sequence ATGACCATGACACGCAGCACGTTCCTCCGGGCCGCGGCGCTGGCCGTGGGCCTCGCCTGGACCAACTCGCCCGTGGCCGCCGCGGCGGGCGACGACGACCCGGCGGAGGCCGGCCGGCGATTCCGCGAGGTCGCCGCGGGCTACTGGACGGAGCTGCTGCGGACGCACCCCATCGAGGCCACCATCTTCGTCGGCGACCAGCGGTTTCGCGACCGCCTCGACGACCCCTCCCCGGAGGCCTTCCAGGCGTGGCTCGATCGCCTGGACGCCGCGAGGGAGACGCTGGCGGAGATCGACCCGGAGGGTCTCTCCGCCGCCGAGCGGATCGACCGCGAGGTCCTCCTGGAGGTGATCGAGCACCGCCTCCAGGCCGCGAGGTTCGGGGACCACCTCGTGCCGTTCGCGCCCATCGTCCGCTACGCCTCCGACCTGCACTTCGCCGACCTGCACATGCTGTTCGCCCAGCTCGGCGAGTTCCAGCCCGCCTCCACGGGGGGCGACATCAAGGACTTCCTCGACCGCCTCGAGGACTTCCCCACCCTGGCCGACCGCCTGATCGCCACGCTCCGCCAGGGGATGGCAGAGGGCCGCATGGCACCCCGCGTCGTGATGCCGAAGGTCGTCGCGCAGCTCCGGTCGCTGGCCGGCCCGAAGGCGGAGGAAAGCCCGCTCTGGGCGATCGTCGGCCGGCTCCCCGCCGACTGGGACAACGCCGACCGCCAGGGGGCTGCGGCGCTCATCAAGGCCGCGATCGAGAAGAGCGTGATCCCGGGCTACGCGAAGCTCGCCGACTTCGTCGAGGAGACGTACCTCCCCGCGTGCCCCGACCGCTCCGGCCTCAAGGCCACGCCCGACGGCGCGGCCCATTACGCGTTCCTCGTCCGCGATTACACCACGACCGACCTGACCCCGGACGAGATCCACGCCATCGGGCTGGCCGAGATGGCGAAGGCCCGCGCCGGGATGGAGGAGGTCCGCAAGCAGGTGGGCTTCGCCGGCGACCTGCCGGCCTTCCTCGCCAGCGTCCGGACCGACCCCAGGCTCAAGAACGCCTCCGAGGCGACGATCCTGGACGGCCACCGCGCCATCGTGGCGACGATGGAGAAGAACCTCCCGCGTCTCTTCGGCCGGCTGCCCTCCATCCCGCTGGAGGTGCGCGCGTTCGACCCGGTCCGCGCGAAGTCGGCCCCGACCGGCGAATACTACCCGGCCGCGGCCGACGGCTCGCGCCCGGGCGTCTTCTTCGTGAACACGTCCGACCCGACGAGCCGGCCCACGTACACGATGCAGACCCTCGCCTACCACGAGGCGGTCCCCGGCCACCACCTCCAGGGCGCGATCGCCATGGAGGCGACCGGCCGCGCCGCCTTCCGCCGCTACTTCTACTTCCCCGCGTTCGACGAGGGCTGGGCCCTGTACTGCGAGTCGCTCCCCGCCGAGATCGGCCTGTACACCGACCCCTACGCCGTCTTCGGCCGGCTCAACTACGACGCCCTCCGCTGCGCCCGGCTCGTCGTGGACACCGGCCTGCACCACCTCGGCTGGCCCCGCGACCGGGCGATCGCGTACATGGAGCAGAACACCTCGCTCCCCCGCGGCGAGATCGAGAACGAGGTGGACCGCTACATCGCCTGGCCGGGCCAGGCCCTCGCCTACAAGGTCGGCGAGCTGAAGATCCGCGAGATCCGCCTCCGTGCCCAGCAGAAGGCCGGCGCCTCCTTCGACCTCCGCGCCTTCCACGACAAGCTCCTCTCTTTCGGCTCGGTCCCGCTCCGGAAGCTGGAGCAGTTGATGGCGGAATGA